The Inmirania thermothiophila nucleotide sequence GGCCGGCGCGGGGGGCGGCGGTGGCCGCCGGGCTGCTGCACAAGGCGGGGGTGCTCGCCTGGGGCGAGCTGCTGCGCCCGGAGTACCTGCTCATGGAGCGGGTGCTGGAGCTGCGACCGGATCTCGCCCTGCCGGTGGTGGAGCGAAGAGTCCTCTCGGCGACCCTGGGCGCGGGCTGGACCCGCCTTGCCCATGCCCCGCTGGGTGCGGCCCTGGCCGAGCGCTGGGGGCTGTCGCCGGAGGCGACGCGGGCGGTGCGCGAGCATCACAACGAGCTCTGCCGCGGGGCGGATGCGGGCGCGGCCAACCTCGTGCTGGCGGCCGCCCACGCCCTGCGCCAGGCCGGGATCGGTCACGCCACCCCGAGCCGTGACCCGCCGCGGGAGGTGCTCGCCGCCCTCGGGCTCGGCTGGCCGCAGGTGCTGGCGCAGACGCGGCGGGTCCTCGCCGCGGCCGCGGCCCTCGACCGCATCGCCCGCGCCCTCGCCGCCTGAGGGCGGCGGGCGCTGGAGGCGGGCGCCGCCCTGTGCCATGCTGGGGTCGAGGAGGACCGATCCGTGGCCACCGTGCTCGTCACCGGCGCCAGCCGCGGCCTCGGCCTGGAATGGGTGCGCCAGTATGCGGCCGAGGGCGCCCGCGTCCATGCCTGCTGCAGGCGCCCGGCGGAGGCCGCCGCGCTCGCGGAGCTGGCCGCCCGGCGGCCCGAGGTGCGCGTCCATCGCATGGACGTCACCCGCGCCGACGAGGTGGCGGCGGTGGCGGCCGAGCTCGGCGGCGAGCCCCTCGACCTGCTGGTGCTCAACGCCGGCATCTATCTCGAGAAGTACGGCGAGGCGCGCCTCGGCGCCCTGCGCTACGACGACTGGCGCTTGACCCTCGAGGTCAACCTGCTGGGCGCGGCGCGGGTGCTGGAGGCCTTCCGCGGGCACCTCGAGGCGGCGCGGCGCGCCGTGGTGGTGGCGGTGAGCAGCCACATGGGCGCCATCGCCGACATCGGCCAGGCGGGCGACACCTACTATCGCTCCAGCAAGGCCGCCCTCAACGCCGCCATGCGGGGGTTCGCCCACGAGCTGGCGCCGCGCGGGATCGGGCTGCTGCTCCTCCACCCGGGCTGGGTGCGCACGCGCATGGGCGGTGCCGCGGCGCCGCTCACCGCGGCCGAGAGCGTGCGCGCCATGCGCGCCCTGGTGGCCCGGTTCGAGCCCGCCATGAGCGGGCGCTTCTTCCGCTGCGACGGCGAGGCGCTCCCGTGGTGACGGGGGGCAAGGGGCGGGGCGCGGCGGCCAACCCGCCGCCGCGCTACGCGGCCTGGCAGCGCCACCCCTGGGACGACGGCTGGGGCGGCGGACCGGAGCCGCCGCCGCCCACCGAGCTGCGCCCGGAGCGGGCGCGCGGCGCCATCGCCCGCAACGACTCGCCGGATCTCCCCTTCGACCGCTCCGTCAACCCCTACGCCGGCTGCGAGCACGGCTGCATCTACTGCTACGCCCGGCCAACCCACGCCCGCCACGGCCTCTCTCCGGGCCTCGACTTCGAGACCCGCATCCTCTACAAGGCGGGGCTCGCCGAGGCGCTGCGCCGCGAGCTCGCCGCGCCCGGCTACCGCTGCGCGCCGGTGGCGCTCGGCGCCAACACCGACCCCTACCAGCCGGTGGAGCGCCGCCTCGGGATCACGCGGGCGGTGCTGGAGGTCCTCGCCGCGCACCACCATCCGGTGATGGTGACCACCAAGTCGGCCTTGGTGGAGCGCGACCTCGACCTCCTCGCGCCCATGGCCGGGCGCGGCCTGGCGCAGGTGGCGCTGTCGCTGGCGACGCTGGACGCGGATCTGGCACGGCGCCTGGAGCCGCGCGCGGCGAGCCCGCGGCGGCGGCTGCAGGCGATGGCGCGGCTCGCTGCCGCCGGCGTCCCCGTGGGGGTGCTGGTGGCGCCGGTGATCCCCGCCCTCACCGACCACGAGATCGAGCGCGTGCTGGCGGCGGCGCGCGAGGCCGGCGCCGCCTTCGCCGGCTACGTGCTGCTGCGCCTGCCGGGGGAGGTGGCGGCGCTGTTCGAGGACTGGCTCGCCCGCCACCGGCCCGCCGCCGCGCGGCACGTGTTGTCGCAGCTGCGCGCCTGCCGCGGCGGCGGGCTCACGGACGGGCGCTTCGGCGCGCGCATGACCGGGCAGGGCGAGCGCGCGCGCCTCATCGGGCGGCGCTTCGAGCTCGCCGCGCGCCGCCTCGGCTACGGCGCGCCGCCGTCCCTCGACTGCAGCCGCTTCCGCCCGCCGGGCGGACGGCAGCTCGCCCTCTTCGAGGGCGGATCCGCAGGCGGGGCCGGACTATAATCGCAGCCTCCCGCCGCACGAGGACCCGCCGCATGCCGAAGAGCAAGCCCCATCCGGACCTGCGCCACCTGACCCCGACCGAGGCCTGGCGGATGCTGCAGGAGAATCCCCGCGCGGTGCTCATCGACGTGCGCACCACCGCCGAGTACCTCTTCGTGGGGCACCCCAAGGGGGCGATCCACATCCCGTGGATGGACGAGCCGGACTGGGCGCCGCACCCGGAGGAGTTCGTGCGCAAGGTGCGCGAGGTGCTGCTCGGTGGCATCGCCTGCGACGACGAGGGCGGGTGCGCGCCGGTGATCCTCATCTGCCGCAGCGGCAAGCGCTCGGTGCAGGCCGGGCGGGCGCTGCTGGAGGCGGGGGTGCGCGAGGTCTACAACGTCCTCGACGGCTTCGAGGGCGAGCTGGACGAGAACCACCACCGCAGCACCCTGGGCGGATGGCGCTTCGAGGGGCTGCCCTGGGAGCAGTGCTGAGCGATGGCCCGTGAGCCCCTCCTGGAGCGGCTGCGCCGGCGGGTCCTGCTCGCCGACGGCGGCACCGGCACCTTCATCCAGGGCCGCGCATGGGACGTGGAGCGGGACTTCCTCGGCCACGAGAACTGCTCCGAGATCCTCAACCGCACGCGGCCGGACTTCGTCGCCGGGCTGCACCGCGCCTACCTCGAGGCCGGCGCCGACTGCATCGAGACCAACACCTTCGGCGCCAACCACGTGGTTCTCGGCGAGTTCGGCCTCGCCGGCGAGACCCGCGCCCTCAACCGCGAGGCCGCGGCCATCGCCCGCGCCGAGGCCGACCGTCTCTCGACCCCGGACTGGCCGCGCTACGTGCTGGGCTCCATGGGCCCGGGGACGCGCCTGCCGAGCCTCGGCCAGATCGACTACGACGCCCTCGAGGCCTCGTACCGCGAGCAGGCCCTGGGGCTCGTCGAGGGCGGCGTCGACGCCCTCCTGCTGGAGACCCACCAGGACCTGCTCACGGTCAAGGCGGCCATCAACGGCGCCCGCGCGGCGCGCGTCGAGCTCGGGCGCGAGGCGGTCCCGATCCTCGTCTCGGTCACGGTGGAGGCCACCGGGACCCTGCTCGTGGGCAGCGACATCGGCGCCGCCCTGGTCAGCATCGCCGCCATGGGAGTGGACGGGATCGGCCTCAACTGCGCCACCGGCCCGGCGGAGATGGCCGAGCACGTGCGCTTCCTCTGCGCGCGCTGGCCCGGGCCCGTCTCGGTGATGCCCAACGCGGGGCTGCCGATCCTGGTCGAGGGCGAGACCCGCTATCCGCTCACGCCCGAGGAGCTCGCCCTGTGGCAGGGGCGCTTCGTGGAGGAGGACGGCGTCAACCTCATCGGTGGCTGCTGCGGCACCACGCCCGAGCACATCGCCCGCCTGCGCGCCATGCTCGACGCGCGCTCCGACCCGGCCCCGCGGCCGCGCCGGGTCGAGCCGGAGCCGGCGGTGGCCTCCCTCTACACCGCGGTGCCGCTGCGGCAGGAGAACGCCGTCTTCGCCATCGGCGAGCGCTGCAACGCCAACGGCTCGAAGCGGTTCCGCGAGCTGCTCGCGGCCGAGGACTGGGACGGCCTGGTGGGGATCGCGCGCGAGCAGGAGCGCGAGGGCTCCCACGCCCTCGACGTCTGCGTCGCCTACGTCGGCCGCGACGAGGCCCGCGACATGGCCGAGCTGGTCTCGCGCCTGCGCGCCCAGGTGACGGTGCCGCTGGTGCTGGACTCCACCGATCCGGCGGTGCTGGAGACGGCGCTCAAGCTCCTCGGCGGCAAGTCGGTGATCAACTCCATCAACTTCGAGGACGGCGAGGACCGCCCCGCCGAGATCCTGCGCCTGGCGCGCCGCTTCGGCGCCGCGGTGATCGCCCTCACCATCGACGAGGCCGGCATGGCCAAGTCGGTGGAGGACAAGCTGCGCATCGCCGAGCGGCTCCACGCCTTCGCCGTGGACCGCCACGGCCTGCCCGAGGAGGACCTCTTCTTCGATCCCCTCACCTTCACCATCTGCACCGGGATGGAGGACGACCGCGAGCACGCCGTCCACACCCTGGAGGCCATCGAGCGGCTCGCCGAGCGCTTCCCCCGCTGCCAGATCCTGCTCGGGCTGTCCAACGTCTCCTTCGGCCTGAGACCGGCGGCGCGCCACGTCCTCAACTCCGTCTTCCTCCACCACGCCCAGCAGCGGGGGATGACCGCGGCCATCATCCACGTCTCCAAGATCGCGCCGCTGCACCGCATCCCGGAGGCGCTGCGCGAGGCCGCCGAGGACCTGATCTTCAACCGCTGGCGCGACGGCGCCGATCCCCTCGGGCGCTTCATCGCGCTCTTCGAGGAGGCGCAGGAGGAGGAGCAGGCGCAGCGGGCGGCGCCGGCGAGCGTGGAGGAGCGGTTGCGCCGGCGCATCGTGGACGGCGACCGCCGCGGCCTCGAGGACGACCTCGAGGAGGCGCTCCAGCGCCACGACCCGGTGCAGATCATCAACGAGATCCTCCTCGACGGCATGCGCGAGGTGGGCGAGCTCTTCGGCGCCGGGCGCATGCAGCTGCCCTTCGTGCTCCAGTCGGCCGAGACCATGAAGGCGGCGGTGCGCTACCTCGAGCCGCGCATGCCGCGGGTGGAGGGCGCGCAGAAGGGCACCCTGGTGCTGGCCACGGTCAAGGGCGACGTCCACGACATCGGCAAGAACCTCGTGGACATCATCCTCACCAACAACGGCTACAAGGTGGTGAACCTCGGCATCAAGAAGCCGATCCAAGAGATCATCGAGGCCGCCGAGCGCCACCGCGCCGACGCCGTCGGCATGTCGGGGCTGCTGGTCAAGTCCACCGTGATCATGAAGGAGAACCTCGAGGAGATGCGCCGGCGCGGGCTCGACATCCCGGTGCTCCTCGGCGGTGCGGCGCTGACGCGCCGCTACGTCGAGGAGGACTGCCGCCGCGCCTATACGCGCCCGGACCGCGTCCACTACGCCAAGGACGCCTTCGCGGGCCTGCGCCTGATGGAGCGGATCTGTGCCGAGCGGCGCGCGGAGGGCTGAGGATGGCCCGGGGCGGTGCCGAGGGCATGGGGGTGCGGCCGCGGGCCGCGGAGGCAGAGGCATGGTGAGATCCGTCGACGAGCCCCTGGCCGACGCCGACTACCGGCGCCTGGAGGCGTTCCTCGCCTCCGACGCCTGCGGCGAGGAGGCCCTGTTCGTGGACGAGGTCCACGGGCTGTTCACCGCCATCGTCTGCGGCCCCGAGCCGGTCGGGCCCAGCGAGTGGCTGCCGGTGATCTGCGACGGCAACCCGGTCTTCGAGGATCTCGCCGAGGCCGAGGAGATCCTCGACCTCCTCATGCGCATGCACAATGAGATCGCCGCCACCCTGGCCCTGCGCGGCGAGCTCGAGCCGCTGTTCGCCGAGCGCGAGGAGGCCGGCGGGGCGCGGGTGCCGAGCGCCGAGGGCTGGTGCCAGGGCTTCATCCGCGGCATGAGCCTGCGCGGCGAGCAGTGGCAGGCGGCCATGGGCGGGGAGCTGGTGGATCTCCTCTACCCCATCGTGGTGCTCGCCCAGATCGACGACGAGGAGG carries:
- the metH gene encoding methionine synthase; amino-acid sequence: MAREPLLERLRRRVLLADGGTGTFIQGRAWDVERDFLGHENCSEILNRTRPDFVAGLHRAYLEAGADCIETNTFGANHVVLGEFGLAGETRALNREAAAIARAEADRLSTPDWPRYVLGSMGPGTRLPSLGQIDYDALEASYREQALGLVEGGVDALLLETHQDLLTVKAAINGARAARVELGREAVPILVSVTVEATGTLLVGSDIGAALVSIAAMGVDGIGLNCATGPAEMAEHVRFLCARWPGPVSVMPNAGLPILVEGETRYPLTPEELALWQGRFVEEDGVNLIGGCCGTTPEHIARLRAMLDARSDPAPRPRRVEPEPAVASLYTAVPLRQENAVFAIGERCNANGSKRFRELLAAEDWDGLVGIAREQEREGSHALDVCVAYVGRDEARDMAELVSRLRAQVTVPLVLDSTDPAVLETALKLLGGKSVINSINFEDGEDRPAEILRLARRFGAAVIALTIDEAGMAKSVEDKLRIAERLHAFAVDRHGLPEEDLFFDPLTFTICTGMEDDREHAVHTLEAIERLAERFPRCQILLGLSNVSFGLRPAARHVLNSVFLHHAQQRGMTAAIIHVSKIAPLHRIPEALREAAEDLIFNRWRDGADPLGRFIALFEEAQEEEQAQRAAPASVEERLRRRIVDGDRRGLEDDLEEALQRHDPVQIINEILLDGMREVGELFGAGRMQLPFVLQSAETMKAAVRYLEPRMPRVEGAQKGTLVLATVKGDVHDIGKNLVDIILTNNGYKVVNLGIKKPIQEIIEAAERHRADAVGMSGLLVKSTVIMKENLEEMRRRGLDIPVLLGGAALTRRYVEEDCRRAYTRPDRVHYAKDAFAGLRLMERICAERRAEG
- a CDS encoding PA0069 family radical SAM protein, producing MRRRGAPVVTGGKGRGAAANPPPRYAAWQRHPWDDGWGGGPEPPPPTELRPERARGAIARNDSPDLPFDRSVNPYAGCEHGCIYCYARPTHARHGLSPGLDFETRILYKAGLAEALRRELAAPGYRCAPVALGANTDPYQPVERRLGITRAVLEVLAAHHHPVMVTTKSALVERDLDLLAPMAGRGLAQVALSLATLDADLARRLEPRAASPRRRLQAMARLAAAGVPVGVLVAPVIPALTDHEIERVLAAAREAGAAFAGYVLLRLPGEVAALFEDWLARHRPAAARHVLSQLRACRGGGLTDGRFGARMTGQGERARLIGRRFELAARRLGYGAPPSLDCSRFRPPGGRQLALFEGGSAGGAGL
- a CDS encoding rhodanese-like domain-containing protein; the encoded protein is MPKSKPHPDLRHLTPTEAWRMLQENPRAVLIDVRTTAEYLFVGHPKGAIHIPWMDEPDWAPHPEEFVRKVREVLLGGIACDDEGGCAPVILICRSGKRSVQAGRALLEAGVREVYNVLDGFEGELDENHHRSTLGGWRFEGLPWEQC
- a CDS encoding SDR family NAD(P)-dependent oxidoreductase, yielding MATVLVTGASRGLGLEWVRQYAAEGARVHACCRRPAEAAALAELAARRPEVRVHRMDVTRADEVAAVAAELGGEPLDLLVLNAGIYLEKYGEARLGALRYDDWRLTLEVNLLGAARVLEAFRGHLEAARRAVVVAVSSHMGAIADIGQAGDTYYRSSKAALNAAMRGFAHELAPRGIGLLLLHPGWVRTRMGGAAAPLTAAESVRAMRALVARFEPAMSGRFFRCDGEALPW
- a CDS encoding YecA family protein; the protein is MVRSVDEPLADADYRRLEAFLASDACGEEALFVDEVHGLFTAIVCGPEPVGPSEWLPVICDGNPVFEDLAEAEEILDLLMRMHNEIAATLALRGELEPLFAEREEAGGARVPSAEGWCQGFIRGMSLRGEQWQAAMGGELVDLLYPIVVLAQIDDEEAPEADLSDPERYRALCAMIPRSVGGIYAHWRRRMAAGAAPAGPDPGAGEACPCGSGLPFDECCGGAGRSLH